In Thunnus maccoyii chromosome 11, fThuMac1.1, whole genome shotgun sequence, one genomic interval encodes:
- the col8a1a gene encoding collagen, type VIII, alpha 1a: MQKAEAKLSDVCDGGKSSSLALAMPPLPAPLFRTLLQLVVLTYVSGGAYYGHKQHPQPYQPMQHLQHMGVAKEGFPQQQYHGKEVPYMQYPHYRKELPQMPMLKGKENARKGISYNGGQDKGQTVPSGAEGIPQGGQGPAGPPGPEGPAGPAGPPGPPGNGQPGPAGRSGPPGPPGEPGVGKPGLPGLPGKPGGNGEVGPQGEMGPRGEEGPAGQPGPQGPPGPPGLPGIGKPGVQGLPGQPGPKGEPGHKGLPGLPGLPGPKGDKGMGQPGQPGHKGLPGPPGPAGPRGLPGFGKPGLNGMPGPQGPPGEKGHPGEKGPAGLPGEGGEPGPPGLPGQGKPGQNGLPGQPGLPGGKGHPGPPGLPGKPGLPGFGKPGLPGPKGDKGMGGPPGPPGLKGDKGHGGLPGMLGPPGPNGPPGPPGPMGPPGGLGAPGPKGDCGEGGPKGLDGAQGESGPPGIPGKDGLPGERGEPGPRGPPGPSGPKGDGGHKGLPGPPGPPGIPGPKGLSGLPGEVGPQGPKGIPGMDGAAGPIGPPGLPGPKGDSGQPGPPGITGEGSPGLPGPIGPQGKEGPSGPTGQRGQPGPPGPPGPPGLPGLSPDMAGVLSEMGPGLDGVKAGGYGKKKYGGTGAEVMGASGLEMPAFTAIATTPFPPVDTPVVFDKLLYNGRQNYNPQTGIFTCDMPGIYYFAYHIHCKGGNVWVALMRNNEPVMYTYDEYKKSFLDQASGSAVLPLQPGDTVYIQLPSDQAAGLYAGQYVHSSFSGYLLYPM, encoded by the exons atgcagaaAGCTGAAGCCAAACTGTCAGATGTATGTGATGGGGGCAAGAGCAGCAGTTTG GCCTTGGCCATGCCTCCCCTCCCTGCCCCCCTCTTCCGGACACTGCTACAGCTTGTAGTTCTTACTTATGTGAGTGGTGGGGCATACTATGGACACAAGCAACACCCTCAGCCATACCAGCCCATGCAGCACCTCCAACACATGGGCGTGGCCAAAGAAGGCTTTCCCCAGCAACAGTACCATGGCAAAGAGGTGCCCTATATGCAGTATCCCCACTACAGGAAGGAGCTACCCCAGATGCCCATGCTCAAGGGCAAAGAAAATGCTCGTAAAGGTATCAGCTATAATGGTGGACAAGACAAAG GTCAGACAGTCCCCAGTGGTGCTGAGGGTATTCCTCAAGGAGGGCAAGGCCCAGCTGGGCCACCTGGACCTGAGGGACCTGCAGGACCTGCAGGACCACCTGGACCTCCAGGAAATGGACAGCCAGGACCAGCAGGGAGATCAGGACCTCCCGGTCCACCAGGAGAGCCTGGAGTAGGTAAACCAGGTTTGCCAGGACTACCAGGCAAACCAGGGGGAAATGGTGAGGTTGGACCACAAGGAGAAATGGGCCCAAGGGGTGAAGAAGGGCCAGCTGGACAGCCAGGGCCTCAGGGTCCACCAGGACCACCTGGGCTACCAGGAATAGGTAAACCAGGTGTACAAGGATTGCCAGGCCAACCAGGACCCAAAGGAGAGCCAGGTCACAAAGGTCTGCCAGGACTACCAGGATTACCGGGACCCAAAGGAGACAAAGGAATGGGCCAGCCGGGACAACCTGGTCACAAAGGGCTTCCAGGGCCCCCAGGACCTGCTGGCCCAAGAGGGCTGCCTGGTTTTGGAAAACCTGGGTTGAATGGGATGCCAGGCCCACAAGGACCACCAGGAGAGAAAGGTCATCCTGGAGAAAAGGGACCAGCTGGGCTACCTGGTGAAGGAGGAGAGCCTGGCCCACCAGGTCTACCTGGCCAAGGAAAACCAGGTCAAAATGGCCTGCCAGGACAGCCTGGATTACCAGGTGGGAAAGGTCATCCAGGACCACCAGGCTTGCCAGGAAAGCCAGGACTGCCTGGATTTGGTAAACCAGGACTCCCAGGACCAAAAGGTGATAAAGGTATGGGTGGGCCACCTGGACCTCCAGGACTGAAAGGAGATAAGGGCCATGGAGGACTACCTGGTATGCTTGGACCCCCTGGACCAAATGGTCCTCCAGGTCCTCCAGGCCCTATGGGACCACCAGGAGGTTTAGGTGCACCTGGTCCAAAAGGGGACTGTGGAGAGGGAGGACCTAAAGGGCTTGATGGAGCCCAGGGTGAAAGTGGTCCCCCTGGGATACCTGGTAAGGATGGTCTGCCTGGGGAACGTGGAGAGCCAGGTCCAAGAGGTCCACCAGGACCGAGTGGTCCGAAAGGAGACGGTGGGCATAAAGGTCTACCTGGTCCCCCTGGTCCTCCTGGAATTCCTGGGCCGAAAGGACTCAGTGGATTACCTGGTGAAGTGGGACCCCAGGGTCCTAAAGGAATCCCTGGAATGGATGGTGCAGCAGGACCAATTGGGCCTCCTGGTCTTCCTGGGCCAAAAGGAGATAGCGGCCAACCTGGTCCACCAGGCATCACAGGAGAGGGGAGTCCAGGTCTTCCTGGTCCCATAGGACCCCAAGGGAAAGAAGGTCCATCAGGACCCACTGGACAACGTGGTCAGCCTGGCCCTCCTGGACCACCAGGCCCACCTGGATTACCTGGTCTGTCTCCTGACATGGCTGGAGTGCTCTCTGAGATGGGCCCTGGACTAGATGGTGTTAAAGCTGGTGGTTATGGTAAGAAGAAGTATGGAGGCACTGGGGCAGAAGTCATGGGTGCTAGTGGGTTGGAAATGCCGGCATTCACAGCTATAGCAACAACCCCCTTTCCACCTGTGGACACTCCAGTAGTATTTGACAAGCTCTTGTACAATGGTCGCCAAAACTACAACCCCCAAACAGGAATTTTCACTTGTGACATGCCTGGCATTTATTACTTTGCCTACCACATTCATTGCAAAGGAGGTAATGTGTGGGTGGCTTTGATGAGGAACAATGAGCCAGTGATGTATACATACGATGAATACAAAAAGAGTTTCCTAGATCAAGCATCAGGGAGCGCAGTATTACCTTTACAACCTGGGGACACTGTGTATATTCAGCTGCCCTCAGATCAGGCCGCAGGACTTTATGCTGGGCAGTATGTGCACTCCTCCTTTTCTGGGTATTTGTTATATCCGATGTAA
- the jagn1a gene encoding protein jagunal homolog 1-A, which translates to MTSRVGPRAVGTNGSDFKHREKVAPHYQMSASLKSEVRKLNIVHLLIWLLVAAQVTVSHLNLVSHDTVSMPYQWEYPYLLSILPLLCSSLSLPKNNISYLVISMISAGLFSVAPLIYGGMEMFPVAQQLYRHGKAYRFIFGFSAVTVMYLVMVVAVQVHAWQLYYMKKLLDSWFNATQEKKKK; encoded by the exons ATGACATCACGCGTTGGCCCCAGAGCTGTTGGCACCAATGGAAGTGACtttaaacacagagagaaggtgGCCCCACATTACCAGATGAG TGCTTCCTTGAAGTCAGAGGTGCGCAAGTTAAACATAGTCCATCTTCTGATCTGGCTCCTGGTGGCTGCACAAGTGACTGTCAGCCACTTAAACCTGGTGTCACATGACACAGTGTCCATGCCGTACCAGTGGGAGTACCCCTACCTGCTCAGCATCCTCCCTCTGCTCTGTAGCAGCCTGTCACTTCCAAAGAACAATATCAGCTACCTGGTCATATCCATGATCAGTGCAGGGCTGTTTTCTGTGGCACCTCTTATTTATGGTGGAATGGAGATGTTTCCTGTAGCACAGCAGCTCTACCGCCATGGGAAGGCCTACCGTTTCATTTTTGGCTTCTCTGCAGTGACTGTTATGTACCTAGTCATGGTGGTTGCTGTACAAGTGCACGCATGGCAGTTATATTACATGAAAAAGCTTTTAGACTCGTGGTTCAACGCCActcaggagaagaagaagaaataa